From Granulicella sp. WH15, the proteins below share one genomic window:
- a CDS encoding MarR family transcriptional regulator → MRINAFLFESPMFAITRAARRFDALAAQALSAEGLSFLEALVLAAVFFESPQVIKPSQLAETFGTTRGNVSHCISSLEARGLLQRKIDPADARAYYLHLKPQGKRAALQVIGALDRLQRGFEKEVGKSALSTMLQTLRRLETTYND, encoded by the coding sequence ATGCGTATCAACGCGTTTCTCTTTGAAAGCCCCATGTTCGCCATCACCCGCGCCGCACGCCGCTTCGACGCACTCGCGGCCCAGGCTCTCAGCGCCGAGGGGCTAAGCTTTCTCGAAGCCCTGGTGCTCGCGGCGGTCTTCTTCGAGTCGCCCCAGGTCATCAAGCCATCTCAGCTTGCCGAGACCTTCGGCACCACACGCGGCAACGTAAGCCACTGCATCTCATCGTTAGAAGCTCGCGGCCTGTTGCAACGCAAGATCGACCCCGCCGACGCCCGAGCCTATTATCTGCACCTGAAACCGCAGGGCAAACGGGCCGCGTTACAGGTCATCGGTGCGCTCGACCGTTTGCAGCGCGGCTTCGAGAAGGAAGTCGGCAAGAGTGCCTTGAGCACCATGCTGCAAACACTGCGCAGGCTCGAAACGACTTACAACGACTAG
- a CDS encoding TonB-dependent receptor has product MSIERTIGVALLAAGSITAQAQDSQQQQAIPPVHTSVVVLGNVTPVSEGESARTVVALDTQEHPEAYGSVEDYLRTDASIDIQERAPAGVLSDISVRGATFEQTLVLLNGLRMTNVETSHFNLDLPVPLAATGSMNVLHGAGSTVYGSDAIGGVVDVMTWQPEADTLRLDAGVGSYNENHQLFLASLVKRRWSEVLAGDRNFSTGFIADRDYRTEDLSSETRLKSALGATDLLLATDDRKFGAAQFFGDYNSRERTKGWFTGATQQFDEHTLAAFGYRRHTDIFLLEKDQPDGYKNQHIDNSFQGALRDSREIFKNTTLQTGLEETTEQINSTNLGQHGRNRGAGYGEVEWRVPGRGSLSAGLREEVFSGGRVVSSPMAAGTLWLPHSLRLKGSASYGFRLPTYLDLYYSDPTTLGNANLKPESAWSYELGLNWFPVPRLETTLTGFYSNQTNTIDYTRASSAQPWQASNLPGLAFKGLEGSLGWQASRGGVVKLSWTLLTGAQKALGGLQSEYVLNYPVNNGRTEYRWRSKQGILFDTRLGVVERYHHAPYAVWDASIAREAGRVHPYLRMTNLANTGYQEIDNVQMQGRSFVGGVELVLSRAKR; this is encoded by the coding sequence TTGAGCATCGAACGAACGATTGGCGTGGCTTTATTGGCAGCAGGCAGCATAACCGCACAGGCGCAGGACAGCCAGCAACAACAGGCGATTCCGCCGGTGCACACCTCGGTGGTGGTGCTGGGCAATGTGACGCCGGTCAGTGAGGGCGAGTCGGCCCGGACCGTTGTAGCGCTGGACACGCAGGAGCATCCCGAAGCGTACGGCAGCGTCGAAGACTACCTGCGCACCGATGCTTCGATTGATATTCAGGAGCGTGCGCCCGCCGGGGTGCTGTCCGATATCTCCGTGCGTGGCGCGACCTTCGAGCAGACTCTGGTGCTGCTGAACGGGCTGCGCATGACCAACGTCGAGACCTCGCACTTCAACCTCGATCTGCCCGTGCCGCTGGCCGCTACCGGCTCGATGAACGTGCTGCACGGCGCGGGTTCTACGGTGTATGGGTCGGACGCCATCGGCGGCGTGGTGGACGTGATGACGTGGCAGCCCGAGGCCGATACGTTGCGGCTGGACGCGGGCGTGGGCAGCTACAACGAGAACCACCAGCTCTTTCTGGCGTCGCTGGTGAAGAGGCGCTGGAGCGAGGTACTGGCCGGGGATCGCAACTTCTCGACGGGCTTTATCGCCGACCGCGACTACCGCACCGAGGATCTCAGCTCTGAGACGCGGCTGAAAAGCGCACTGGGCGCGACCGACCTGCTGCTGGCCACTGACGACCGCAAGTTCGGCGCAGCGCAGTTCTTCGGCGACTACAACTCGCGCGAACGCACGAAGGGCTGGTTTACCGGCGCGACGCAGCAGTTCGACGAGCACACGCTGGCGGCCTTCGGGTATCGGCGGCACACGGATATTTTCTTGCTCGAGAAGGACCAGCCCGACGGATATAAAAATCAACACATCGACAACAGCTTCCAGGGCGCGTTGCGGGACAGCCGCGAGATCTTCAAAAATACGACCTTGCAGACCGGGCTTGAGGAGACGACCGAGCAGATCAATAGCACCAACCTGGGCCAGCATGGACGCAATCGCGGCGCGGGTTACGGTGAGGTGGAGTGGCGCGTGCCGGGGCGCGGGTCGCTCTCGGCGGGGCTGCGCGAGGAGGTCTTCAGCGGCGGGCGCGTGGTCTCCAGCCCGATGGCTGCGGGCACGCTGTGGCTGCCGCACTCGCTGCGCCTGAAAGGGTCGGCGAGCTATGGCTTTCGGTTGCCGACTTATCTCGATCTCTACTATTCGGACCCGACTACGCTGGGCAACGCGAACCTGAAGCCGGAGTCGGCGTGGAGCTACGAGCTGGGGTTGAACTGGTTCCCAGTACCGCGGCTGGAGACGACGCTGACGGGGTTCTACTCGAACCAGACGAACACCATCGACTACACGCGGGCGAGCAGCGCGCAGCCGTGGCAGGCGAGCAACCTGCCGGGGCTGGCGTTCAAGGGACTGGAGGGATCGCTGGGCTGGCAGGCGAGCCGTGGCGGCGTGGTGAAGCTCTCGTGGACGCTGCTGACCGGCGCGCAGAAGGCGCTGGGCGGATTGCAATCGGAGTACGTGCTGAACTACCCGGTGAACAACGGGCGCACGGAGTATCGCTGGCGCTCGAAGCAGGGCATACTTTTTGACACGCGGCTCGGCGTCGTCGAGCGATATCACCATGCGCCTTACGCGGTGTGGGACGCCTCGATTGCGCGTGAGGCGGGGCGAGTGCATCCTTACCTGCGCATGACGAATCTCGCGAACACGGGCTATCAGGAGATCGACAACGTACAGATGCAGGGGCGCAGCTTTGTCGGCGGGGTCGAGCTGGTGCTGTCGCGAGCGAAGAGGTGA
- a CDS encoding aminopeptidase yields MSASAVSPFEFDFASLPFEEKLDRFAQVAVRVGLNLREGQELVISATTEMMPLVRRITEHAYKAGALLVTTFYSDDEAVLARYKYAQDASFDHAAQWMADGIAAAFGSGAARLALAGSNPALLAGQDPAKVSRANIAGSKANKPAMELITRHAINWSILAAATPAWAKLVFPDLPEAEGVAKLWDAIFTASRATEEDPVATWKAHSRHLHERVAYLNEKRYYALRFHSNDGATDLTVGLADDHLWAGGGGEAGNGIFCNANIPTEECFTTPHKDRVDGRVKASKPLSHQGTLIENISCVFEGGKIVSATATSGEDVLNRLISTDEGARRLGEVALVPHSSPIAQSGILFWNTLFDENAASHIALGQAYATCLIDGEHMDGDALAAKGANASLIHVDWMIGSGEMNVDGVAKDGTSEPLMRAGEWV; encoded by the coding sequence ATGAGTGCTTCCGCCGTTTCGCCCTTCGAGTTCGATTTCGCATCCCTTCCCTTTGAAGAAAAGCTGGACCGCTTCGCTCAGGTCGCGGTGCGCGTGGGCCTGAACCTGCGTGAGGGCCAGGAGCTGGTCATCTCGGCCACCACCGAAATGATGCCGCTGGTGCGGCGCATCACCGAGCACGCGTACAAGGCTGGCGCGCTGCTGGTGACGACCTTCTACAGCGACGATGAGGCCGTGCTGGCGCGGTACAAGTACGCCCAGGACGCCTCGTTCGACCACGCCGCGCAGTGGATGGCGGATGGGATCGCCGCCGCGTTCGGCAGCGGTGCGGCGCGGCTGGCGCTGGCCGGATCGAACCCCGCGCTGCTGGCCGGGCAGGACCCGGCAAAGGTCTCGCGCGCGAACATCGCTGGCTCGAAGGCCAACAAGCCCGCGATGGAGCTGATTACGCGCCATGCGATCAACTGGTCGATCCTGGCCGCCGCCACTCCGGCGTGGGCGAAGCTGGTCTTCCCTGACCTGCCCGAGGCAGAGGGCGTCGCCAAGCTGTGGGATGCGATCTTTACCGCGTCGCGCGCGACCGAGGAAGATCCGGTCGCTACCTGGAAGGCGCACTCGCGGCACCTGCACGAGCGTGTGGCCTACCTGAACGAGAAGCGGTACTACGCGCTGCGCTTCCACTCGAATGACGGCGCGACCGACCTGACGGTGGGGCTGGCGGACGATCATCTGTGGGCGGGCGGCGGCGGCGAGGCGGGCAACGGCATCTTCTGCAACGCCAACATTCCGACCGAGGAGTGCTTCACCACGCCGCACAAAGACCGCGTGGATGGCCGCGTGAAGGCATCGAAGCCGCTCTCGCACCAAGGCACGCTGATCGAGAATATCTCTTGTGTCTTTGAGGGCGGCAAGATCGTCTCGGCAACTGCGACGTCGGGCGAGGATGTGTTGAACCGGCTGATCTCGACCGACGAGGGCGCGCGGCGGCTGGGTGAGGTGGCACTGGTGCCGCACTCGTCGCCGATTGCGCAGAGCGGGATTCTGTTCTGGAATACGCTCTTCGATGAGAATGCGGCGAGCCACATTGCGCTGGGGCAGGCTTATGCGACGTGCCTGATTGATGGCGAGCATATGGATGGGGATGCGCTGGCGGCAAAGGGTGCGAACGCGAGCCTGATCCATGTGGACTGGATGATTGGGTCGGGTGAGATGAACGTGGATGGCGTTGCGAAGGATGGAACGAGCGAACCGTTGATGCGCGCGGGCGAGTGGGTGTAA
- a CDS encoding 2,3,4,5-tetrahydropyridine-2,6-dicarboxylate N-succinyltransferase: MSEQGLEAVVEYWFGKGTEAIGNPEALAAFAQLRDGLEKGELRSAEPDAASPTGWRVNAWVKRGILLGFRLGALEEMGCPTGASFVDKATYPARRFTVADGVRVVPGGSSVRAGAYMAKGVVMMPPSYVNVGAYVDEGTMVDSHALVGSCAQIGKRVHLSASAQIGGVLEPVNASPVIIEDDALIGGNTGVYEGTIVRSKAVLAAGTVLTRGTPVYDLVKGEIYKATAETPLIIPSGAVVVPGSRQVTSGIGKDWGLSLATPVIVKYRDEKTELSLALEDLLR, translated from the coding sequence TTGAGCGAGCAGGGTTTGGAAGCTGTAGTGGAGTATTGGTTCGGCAAGGGTACAGAGGCGATCGGCAACCCCGAGGCGCTGGCGGCGTTTGCACAGTTGCGCGATGGGCTGGAGAAGGGCGAGCTGCGGTCGGCTGAGCCGGATGCGGCGTCGCCGACGGGCTGGCGGGTAAATGCGTGGGTCAAGCGCGGCATCCTGCTGGGCTTCCGGCTGGGCGCACTGGAGGAGATGGGCTGCCCCACGGGTGCTTCTTTTGTAGACAAGGCGACGTACCCGGCGCGGCGGTTTACCGTGGCCGATGGCGTGCGCGTGGTGCCGGGCGGCAGCTCGGTGCGGGCCGGAGCCTATATGGCCAAAGGCGTCGTGATGATGCCGCCCTCCTATGTGAACGTGGGCGCGTACGTCGATGAAGGCACGATGGTGGACTCGCACGCGCTGGTGGGAAGCTGCGCGCAGATCGGCAAGCGCGTGCATCTTTCGGCCTCGGCGCAGATCGGCGGCGTGCTGGAGCCGGTAAACGCCTCGCCCGTGATTATCGAGGACGACGCCCTGATCGGCGGCAACACCGGCGTCTACGAGGGCACCATCGTGCGCTCGAAGGCCGTGCTGGCCGCCGGAACCGTGTTGACGCGCGGGACACCGGTGTATGACCTGGTGAAGGGCGAGATCTACAAGGCCACGGCGGAGACGCCGCTGATTATCCCGAGCGGCGCGGTGGTCGTACCGGGGTCGCGGCAGGTGACGTCGGGGATCGGCAAGGATTGGGGGCTGAGCCTGGCGACGCCGGTGATCGTGAAGTACCGCGACGAGAAGACGGAGCTGTCGCTGGCGCTCGAAGATCTGCTGCGCTAG
- the dapA gene encoding 4-hydroxy-tetrahydrodipicolinate synthase: MELSGCGTALVTPFRGDGSLDEAALHALVCWQIENGIELLVPCGTTGEASTLTEAEWLRAIEIACAAAAGRVPVFAGCTHNATHIAVARARQLEKVPGLTGILTANPFYNKPGQEGQYQHFRAISEATPLPILLYNIPGRTGANLEPETVVRLSELANVVGIKESSGNLVQITELLTLVPKSFKVFAGDDGLALPIISVGGAGLISVASNVIPQAMSQMVRAALNDDWELARKINRQYFRLMQAHFWEASPAPVKAVMAMVGKGEDVLRLPMVPVSKATRKRLETLVGELGLLVEAPTGRVDNLRVF; encoded by the coding sequence ATGGAACTTTCCGGGTGTGGAACTGCGCTGGTAACCCCCTTTCGCGGGGATGGATCGCTCGATGAGGCGGCGCTGCACGCGCTGGTCTGTTGGCAGATCGAAAATGGTATTGAGCTGCTGGTGCCGTGCGGCACGACGGGCGAGGCCTCGACCCTGACCGAAGCCGAGTGGCTGCGGGCCATCGAGATCGCCTGCGCGGCCGCGGCGGGGCGGGTGCCGGTCTTCGCCGGATGCACCCACAACGCGACGCACATCGCCGTGGCTCGGGCCAGACAGCTCGAAAAGGTTCCGGGGCTGACCGGCATCCTGACCGCCAACCCCTTCTACAACAAGCCCGGGCAGGAGGGCCAGTACCAGCACTTCCGCGCCATCTCCGAAGCGACGCCGTTGCCGATCCTGCTCTACAACATTCCGGGGCGCACGGGCGCGAACCTGGAGCCGGAGACCGTGGTGCGGCTCTCCGAACTGGCCAACGTGGTCGGCATCAAGGAGTCGAGCGGCAATCTGGTCCAGATTACCGAGCTGCTGACGCTGGTGCCGAAGAGCTTCAAGGTCTTCGCGGGCGACGACGGGCTGGCGCTGCCGATCATCTCGGTGGGCGGCGCGGGGTTGATCTCGGTGGCTTCGAACGTGATTCCGCAGGCAATGTCTCAGATGGTGCGGGCGGCGCTGAACGACGACTGGGAGCTGGCGCGCAAGATCAACCGGCAGTACTTCCGGCTGATGCAGGCGCACTTCTGGGAGGCTTCCCCGGCTCCGGTGAAGGCCGTGATGGCGATGGTCGGCAAGGGCGAGGATGTGCTGCGTCTGCCGATGGTCCCGGTGAGCAAGGCCACGCGGAAGCGGCTCGAGACGCTGGTGGGCGAGCTGGGGCTGCTGGTGGAGGCCCCGACCGGACGCGTGGATAACCTGCGGGTCTTCTAA